GGAGCTCGTGGGACTTGTGTCCCAACGGCTTGCCCAGGAACTCCTTATAGAGTTGCTGGACGGCCGGGCTCTCGTGGGATTTGCGAAGGGCCATCCGCTCATCGGCCGTGTAGATGCCGTTGATTCGCTGTTGACGGATCTCGGTGTTCGTCGGGATCGGCTGCCCGCCGCCGCCAATGCAGCCGCCTGGGCAGCACATGATCTCGATGAAGTGGTAGTCGGCTTCACCCTTGGCCAGCTTATCCATGAGCTTCCGGGCATTGCCGAGGCCGTGGGCCACGGCCACCTTGACCGGCAGGTCGCCCACCTGGACGGTGGCTTCCTTGACCCCCTCGAGGCCGCGGACGGCGGTGAAGTTGACGTTGCCGAGGGTCTTGCCGGTGATCAGCTCGTACGCCGTCCGGAGGGCGGCCTCCATGACGCCGCCGGTGGCCCCGAAGATGACGGCCGCGCCGGTGGTGATCCCGAACGGATCGTCGTACTTCTCCTCGGGCAAGTTCTCGAAGTCGATGCCGGCCTGCTTGATCATCCGCGCCAGCTCGCGGGTGGTCAGGACGACGTCGACATCCTTGTACCCGCTATCGTTCATCTCCGGCCGGGTGATTTCGAACTTCTTGGCCGTGCACGGCATGATCGAGACCGAGAAGACGTCGGCCGGGTTGACCCCGGCCTTCTCGGCGTAGTACGTCTTGGCCAGGGCACCGAACATCTGCTGCGGCGACTTGCAGGTCGACAGGTGCGGCAGAAGCTGCGGGTAGAAGTGCTCGATGAACTTGATCCAGCCGGGGCTGCAGGAGGTGATTAACGGCAGGACTCCACCGTGGGTGACCCGCTCGATGAGCTCCGAGCCTTCCTCGAGGATGGTCAGGTCGGCGGTGAAGTCGGTGTCGAAGACCTTGTCGAAGCCCAGTCGCCGAAGGGCGGCGACCATCTTGCCGGTGACGATCGACCCGGGGGCGGCTCCGAACGGCTCGCCGATGGCCACCCGGGTGGCCGGAGCGGTCTGGACGACGACGTGCTTCTTCGGGTCGGCGAGGGCCGCCCAGACCTTGTCGGTGTCGTCCCGCTCGACGATGGCCGCGGTCGGGCAGACCAACGAGCACTGCCCGCACATGGCGCAGGCCACTTCGCTCAGGGTGTCGCCGAAAGCCGGGGCGATGACGGTATCGAAGCCGCGTTCGATGGGGGCGATGGCCCTGACCCCCTGGACCTTCTCGCACACCGCCACGCAGCGGCGGCACAGAACGCACTTCTCCGGATTGCGGATGATCGACGGGGTCGAGTCGTCCACGGGGTACTTTGACTTCGCGCCCTCGAAACGGACTTGCCGGATGCCCATCGTCTCGGCCAGGGCCTGCAGCTCGCAGTTGAGGTTCCGCGGGCAGATCAGGCAGTCGGTCGGATGGTTGGACAGGAGCAGCTCGACGGTCAGGCGCCGGGACGACCGCACGGCCGGGGAGCTGGTCGAGACGACCATCCCGTTCGCCACGGGGGCGACGCACGCCGCCTGCAAGGCCTTGGCCCCTTTCACCTCGACGACGCAGACTCGGCAGGCCCCTATTTCGTTAATGTCCTCCAGGTAGCAGAGGGTCGGGATGTCGATGCCTGCCTTCTTTGCCGCGTCGAGGATTGTGGCGCCCTCTTCGATTTCGACCTTTTGATTGTCGATGGTCAAGGTCACGGTTGCCATTAGCGTCACACCCCCTCTTTACTCCTTCACGTCGCAACGGAGGCAACGTGAGGCTTCCAGGACAGCGGCTTTTTCGTCGAAGCCCAGTTCGACCTCGGCGAAGCTCTTGCAACGGTCCTTGGCGCCGACACAGGGCATCTTGGACCGCGGCCGCTCGTCCTCGACGATCTCGCCGCTGATCTTGCGGACGACCACCGACGTCGGGACGACGTTGCCGTCGCCATCGAGGTACTTGTCGATGGCCGAGGCGACCGTCTTGCCGGCGGCGATCGCTCCGATGACGGTGTCCGGACCGGTGACGCAGTCGCCACCGGCGAAGACTCCGGGAAGCTTGGTGGCCATCTTGCCGTCGACGGCTACGGTGCCGTCCCGGTTGATCTCGAGCTTCTGGCCGTTGTTCAGGGCCTCGATCTCAGGGGCCTGGCTGACGGCCGGGATGACCACGTCGGCATCGATGACGAACTCCGAGCCTTCGACGGCCATCGGGCGCCGCCGCCCGCTGCGGTCGAACTCGCCGAGCTTCATCCTCAGGCACTCGAGCCCGATGACCCTGCCGTCCTTGCCGAGGACCGACTTCGGGGCGGCCAGGAACAGGAACTCGATCCCTTCGTGCTCGGCATCGTCGACCTCCTCGCGGAGGGCCGGCATCTCGTCGCGGCGCCGGCGATAGACGACCTTGACCGCGGCCGCCCCGAGGCGCAGGGCCACCCGGGCCGAGTCGATGGCCGCGTTACCGCCGCCGATGACGGCGACCTTCTTGCCCTTCATCTTGACGTCCTCTCCCAGGTTGACCTGGCGGAGGAAGTCGGTCGCGTGGAACACGCCGGCCAGATCCTCGCCCGGGATGTCCAGGCGCTGGCTCTTGTGGGCGCCGACGGCCAGGAAGATGGCCTTGTAGCCCTTCTTCCGGAGGCCTTCGAGGGTGATCTCCTTGCCCACCCGGACGCCGGTCTTGATCTCGACACCGGCCTTTTCGATCGTCTCGATCTCGGACTTGAGCAGCTTCTTGGGCAGGCGGTACTCGGGGATGCCGACAGCCATCATCCCGCCGGCCACCGGCAGGGCTTCGAACACGGTCACCGGGTAACCCTTGACGGCCAAGTAGTAGGCCGCCGAGAGGCCGGCCGGGCCGGAGCCGATGACGGCCACCTTGTCGCCCTTCTTGGCCTCGACCTTGACCGGCTTGTGCCCGTTGTTCTGGAGGGCCCAGTCGCCGGCGAAGCGCTTCAGGGACCGGATGGCCAGAGGCTCGTCGATCTGGGCGCGGCGGCACTTGGACTCACAGGGATGATTACAAACGCGACCGCAGATGGCCGGGAAGGGGTTCTCTTCCTTGACCGTCAGGTAGGCCTCTCCGAACCGCTTGTTCCGGATGTGATCGAGGTAGACCGGCACGTCGACGTTGGCCGGGCAAGTGTTCTGGCAGGGCGATTTGAAGAGCATCGCACAGACCGAAGCGGCGCACTTGTGCTCCTTGATGTGCTGCTCGTACTCGTGCCTGAAGTAGCGGATGGTCGACAGAACCGGGTTCGGGGCGGTCTGCCCGAGGCCGCACAGGGCCGAGTTCTTGATCTCGTTGGACATCTCGATCAAAAGCTCGATGTCGCCTTCCTTGCCCTGGCCGCGGGTGATCCGCTGGAGGATCTCCAGCATCCGCTTGGTCCCGATGCGGCACGGGGTGCACTTGCCGCACGACTCGTCCTGGACGAACTCCAGGAAGTACTTGGCCAAGTCGACCATGCAGGTGTCCTCGTCCATGATAATCAGGCCGCCGGACCCCATGATCGTCCCGAGGGCGGTGAGGGTGTCGTAGTCGACCCGCGTGTTCAAGTACTCGGTCGGGATGCAGCCGCCGGACGGGCCGCCGGTCTGGGCCGCCTTGAACTTCTTGTTGTTGGGGATGCCGCCGCCGATGTCGAAGATGATCTCCCCGAGCGGGGTGCCCATCGGGACCTCGACCAGGCCGGTGTTGACGATCTTGCCGGCCAGGGCGAAGACCTTGGTCCCCTTGGACTTCTCGGTGCCGATGGCGGCGAACCAGTCGGCCCCCTTGAGGATGATCGGGCTCACGCAGGCCCAGGTCTCAACGTTGTTGATGACCGTCGGCCTACGGAAGAGGCCCTCATTGGCCGGGAAGGGCGGTCTCGGCCGCGGCTCGCCGCGTCGGCCCTCGATCGAAGTCAGAAGAGCGGTTTCCTCGCCGCAGACGAAGGCCCCGGCGCCGACCCGGATGTCCAGGTCGAAGTCGAACCCGGTGCCGAAGATGTTCTTGCCTAACAGCCCGTATTCACGGGCCTGCTTGATGGCGTGGGTAAGGCGCTCGACGGCCAGCGGGTACTCGGCTCGGATGTAGACGTAGCCTTGATTTGCCCCGATGGCGTAACCGCCGATGGCCATGGCCTCGATGACTGAGTGCGGGTCGCCCTCCATGACGCTGCGATCCATGAAGGCCCCGGGGTCGCCTTCGTCGGCGTTGCAGACCACGTACTTCGGGCTGCCCTTGGCCTTGGCGCAGAAGTCCCACTTGGTCCCGGTCGGGAACCCGCCGCCGCCACGGCCGCGGAGCCCGGATTTCTTGATTGTGTCGATCACGTCGGCCGGGGTCATCTTGGTCAGGGCCTTGCCGAGGGCGGCATAGGCGTCGCGGCCGATGGCCTCCTCGACGTTAAGCGGATCGATCTGGCCGCAATTCCTCAGGGCGATGCGGTACTGCTTGTTGAAGAAATCGATGTCGGCGTAGGACGGGACGGCCTCGTCCGTGCCGGGAAGCTTGTAGGTCAGGTGCTCGACCAGGCGGCCCTTGAGAAGATGCTCGTTGGCGATCTCGACGGCGTCCTCGGGTTTGAGTTTCTTGTAGAAGACGCCTTCGGGATAGACCACCATCACCGGGCCGAGGTCGCACGGACCCATGCATCCGGTCTCGACGATCCGGACTTCCTTATCCAGGCCGAGCTTGTGGACCTCGGCGACAAGGGCCTCCTCTACGGCCTTACAGTTCGAGGAGACACATCCGGCGCCGGCGCAGACCAGGACGTGCGAGCGATAGAGATCCATTCATCGACCCTCCTTCATCTAGTGGCGACTACCCATTCCCCTACTACCTGATCGTTGATGACGTGTTGGGCCACGATCTTCTTGGCCTTCTCGGCATCAACGTTGCCGTAGGTGACCTTCGGCTTGCCCGGCTTGGTCACATCGACCAGGGGTTCTTTCTCGCATAGTCCGACACATCCGGTCTGGGTGATGACGACGTCGGTGAGGTTCCGCTTGCCCAGTTCGGCCAGGATGGCCGCCATGGTCTCGCGGGCGCCGGCGGCGATCCCGCAGGTCCCCATACCGATGGTGATCTGAGTCTTATGTCCCGCTTGGCGGACCCGCGTTTCCTCCAGGGCCCGCTGCCGGATCTTCTCCAGTTCATCCAGGGACTTCAAATGGCTCACCCCTTTTGCAGATTCGCCAATGCCTCGGATAAGTGCCCCTTGACCCAGTCGGCGACGAGTGGGTGGTCAAAACCCACCTCTCCCAACCGCTCATGAACGGCCCGGCTGTCGAAGACGAACCCCCTGTCCCCCAGGCGATGGCGGTAGCGCAGGTCCAGGCCGGCATGGCCGGCCAGGAACACCGCCAGGGTGGTGGGGAGATCGCCCAAAGGTGCCCGGTCGATGTTGGAGCGCTGAAAGGTAGCGGTGACGGTCGTCCCCGCCCCCGGAGCCGACTCTATCTCTAGTCCTCCGTTGCAGCGCCTGGCGGCCGCCTCGAAGAGCGGCAACCCAAGCCCGACGGGCCTTGTCTTCCTGGTCGTAAAAAAGGGGTCCAGGACCCTCCTCCGGGTCTCCGCGTCCATCCCCCGTCCGTTGTCGGTGACAACTAGGCGCAGTGCGTCGCGGGCCGGGTCTTCCTCGATGGAGAGGTCGACCTGGTCGGCGCCGGCTTCGGCCGAGTTCTGGAGCAGATCGAGGAGGTGCAAGGCTAGTTCGCGCATGGTTTACCGTCTCTCGGTGGCCTTGTGGGGGCCAGGCTCGCCGGGGCTACTTGTAGCGGCCAAGAACGCCGGGGATCTTGTCTGGCTTCAACCGGGCGTGGACGTCGTCGTTGACCATGATCACCGGCCCGAGCCCGCAGGCCCCGAGGCACCGGACGATCTCCAGCGAGAACTTGGCGTCCGGGGTGGTGTCGCCGGCCTTGACCCCGAGTTCTTTCTCGATCCGCTCCAAGACTCGTTCCGAGCCCCGGACGTAGCAGGCAGTACCCTTACAGGCCCCGATCTTGTACTTCCCCTTCGGCTTGGTCGAGAAGAGGGCATAGAAGGTGACGACCCCGTAGACCTCGGCCAGGGACACCTCCAGGGCCTCGGCCGTCTTCATCTGCACGTCCTGCGGCAGATAACCGAACAGCTCCTGGGCCTTGTGAAGGACCGTGATCAGGGCATTCTTCTGCCCTCTGTACTGATCGAGGATCTTATCGAGCTCCTGGTACTTTTCGTCCAAGCATTCGCAGGTTACACTCATGGTTTACGGTTCTTCCTCCCTTCGAGAGACTTGCCGCCGCTGGAACCGGTGTGCCTCATGATTCCTGACGGACCACCACCTTTCGGTCTTCACGGCCTTCCAGCGCGGCCACAAACTCCGCCAAGCTCGGCCCGGCCATCAACAATGACGTCTTCCCACTGACGATGTCCTCGAGCCGATGGGCGTCCGACGAGGCGACGATGGAGGCCTCGTGGATCCATGGGCAAGCCGCAAGGACCGCCGGGATGGACTGCGGTCGGGAGACTTCGTAGCCCGGAAAGGGTACCCCGGTGGGAACCGCCCCAAGGACCCCGATCAGGCTGTATGCTTTGCGGTCGACGTGGGCCGGAAGGCACGCCCCACCGCTCCTGGTGACGATCTTGAAGGCGTCATCCAAACCAAGATCACTTGAAACCAAGAGGAGCCGACGGCACTCTCCCAGGAGCTCCCCTTGCTCGTCGTAGAGCGGCTGCCGGCCGAGCCGCTCGGGCCGGTTCTCGACCGCCGGCAGGTGGGCATAGACCAGGGACTGAAACTCTGTTGCCGCCCTCACGTCCGGGAAAAGGCAGAGCAGATGGACTTCTTCCTTCGTCTGGAGCTCCATCCCCGGCCAGACGGTCAGGCCGACCCGCTCCCCGGCGATGACCGCCGCCTCGACGTTCTCACAGCTGTTGTGGTCGGTGATGGCGATGATGTCCAGCCCCCGTTGGCGGGCCCGGTGTACGACCCGCGATGGGGAGGCGTCATCCGCGGCGCAGGGCGAGAGCGAGGTATGAATGTGTATATCTGCAGAAAATAACTGTGACATCTTTCACAAATGGCGGCAGAGCAAAGCGTGAATCCGGCCCGCCGTCTCGAAGCTCCCCTCGCGGGTCTGTAGGAGGGTCAGCCCCTCCCGCTCGGCCTTGGCCAGGGTCTCGGGCTCGGGGGCGAACCCTCCGGTGATGACCACCCCGGCCACCGCCGTCAGGCTGCCGACCGCGATCACGTTTTGGTGGGTCTGGATGGTGATCCAGACATTCCCTTCCCTAGCGTGGGCCATCACGTCACTGAGGAGATCGGAGCAATAACCCCCGGTCACCTCGGTGTCGAGGCCCCGCCCCTGGGCGGCCACCGCCAAGCCGAGCCGCTCGGCGATCTCCCTCAACCGCACGGTCACCCCTCCCCCCAAGATACCGGTTCCGGTCGTCCCATTCGCTGTGGGCTAACGTCCCTGTCCGCCCGACGGACTGCCATCGACGGCGCCGGGCGGGCTCTGGCCGGAAGCGCCGCCCTGCCCTTGGTTCGCGTTCGGCCCCTTCTGGCCCATCGCCGGCGGGACCTTGCGGGCCAGCTCCAAAACCTCCTGAGCGAGGACCTGGACGCGGTCGCGGAGTTTGAAGACGCAATCGGTCTCGAAGGCCACCCCGCGGACGATGTCCTCGGCCAAGGTCCGACAGCTCGGCGAACCGCAGGAGCCGCAGTCCAGTCCGGGGAGCTCGCCGACCGTCCGCTCGAGGGTGCCGGTCATCGTGATCGCTTGCTGCAGATCCTTGTCAAGCTGCATCACCGGCCTCGCCGCGACCTTCTTGCTCATCGTCAGGAGGCCCTGGTCATACCAGTTGGCGAGCTCATCCGCGGAGAACTGGAAGCCCTTCTGCCCCGACTGCTCCGACAGGTTCTTCATCCGGACCCTGGCGACGAAGGGGTTCTCCACCGCCAGCGGGCCCCCGATGCACCCGCCGATGCAAGCCTGCGCCTCAAGGTAGTCGACGTCGTGGAGCCTTCCCTTCTCGACCTCCTCGAGGACGGCGATGACGCTGTGAATGCCGTCGACGGCGAGGAGGGATCCCTTGCCGATGGCCACGTTCTCGCCGCCGGCCCGGCCCCAACCGATGCCCAGGCCGCCGGCCCGGATCCGCCTGGGTGGGCGCTTGGCCGATCCCCGCCCGAGGTGTTTGAGCACTTCACCGTAGACCGCGGCCATGGCGAAGGCCCCGTCGACGTTCGACTCGGCCCGCCCGACCGGCTGCTTGACCGCGGTCACCTTGGCCGCGCAGGGGCTGATGAAGAAGGCCCCGATCTTCTTCTTTTCCAGCCCCAGGTCGGCCGAGGCCTTGTCCTTGGCCAGGTAGGCGGCGACCTCCATCGGCGACTCGACCGGGATGACCTGCTCGAGGAGTTCGGGGAAACGGACCTGCAGCAACCGGACCACCGCCGGGCAGGCCGAGGAGATCAGCGGGCGGCGGTAGCGGTGCTCCTCCATGTAGCGCCGGATGGCCTGAGAGACCGCTTCCGCGGCGTACGGTACCTCGTAGACGTCGTCGAAGCCGATCTTCAGCAAGGCCTGAAGGAAGGCTTCGGGCGGCGTCTCGGGACGAAACTGTCCGTAGAACGACGGCGCCGGCAGGGCGATCCGGTGGGCGAAGTCGCCGAGCCGCGTGAAGGGATCGGTCAGGGCCGACTTGGCGTGGTTCGGACAGATGCGGATGCACTCGCCGCAATCGATGCACCGCTCCTCGAGGATGACCGCCTTCCCCTCGCGGACCCGGATGGCCTCGGTCGGGCAGCGCTTGATGCAGTTGGTGCAGCCCTTGCAGGCCTCCCGGTCGAGCTTGACCGAGTGGAAGTACTGGACCATGGAGCTACCCCCTACCAGCCGGTGAGGATCGCCGTGACCTTGGTGCCCCGGCCGACGTCTGAGACGATTGTCATCTGACTGGAGCATCTCTTGATGTTGGATAGTCCCATGCCCGCTCCAAACCCCATCTCACGGATGTGGTCGGGAGCGGTCGAGAAGCCTTCCTGCATGGCTTGCTCGATATCCGCGATCCCGGGTCCTTCGTCTTCAGCGATGAGTTCGATCCGTCCGGGGGAGATGCTCGCCCGCAGAGTGCCCTGACGGGCGTGGATGACGATGTTCATCTCGGCCTCATAGGCGACGATGGCCGCCCGCCTGATGACCGCCGAGGGGACCCCGATCTGCTGAAGGGCTCGCTTGATCCGGCCGGCGGCTTCCCCGGCCGAACTGAAGTCGAGACCCCGCACGGGATAGGCGAGTTGGAGCGAAGCTTGGGGGACGCCCGGCGGGCTAGACTGCTCCGACACCCTGACCGCCCCCGGTGACTTCTTTTCCCGGCCGGCAACCCGGAAGCCCGGCCTGATAAAGGAGCCCGCAGCTCTCGTACATCAATCTGGTGGTCAGCAGACAGGCCAAGCCCTTCTCCGTGGCCAGGGCGATGATCGCGGCGGTCGGGCGCTTGCCGCGGACGAAGATGATCGCCGGGGCGTCGATGACCTCCGCCGTCCGCACCACTTGGCTGTTGGTTAAGCCCGTCAGCAGGAGCGGCCTCGGCCCCGAGAAGGCCAAGACGTCGCTCATCAGGTCGCAGGCAAAAGCCGCGCTGACGTCGCTGTCGAGCTTGTCGGTCCCGCAAAGGACCTCGGCGTCGAGGATCCGGGTGATCTCTGACAGTCTCACGTCGGGCCCCCTTTGACAAGACCTCGGCCCCTGAGCGCAAGGGCAGGCCGACCGGTTGGTGTCAGACGCTTCCGCAGTAGAAGCAGGGGTCGTAGGCCCGGATGATCCGTTTCAGAAGCGCCGCCAATTCCTCGTCGGTGCCGGCCGTACCGAGCCTTACGGCCTCCCGCAGCTGGGCCTCGATGAGCCCTTGGTTGAACTCGAGTGGGGTGACGATCCTGACCCCGGTGACCAGGCCCTGGTCGTCAAACTCGTAGTCGTGGACCAGGGTCCCCTGGGGGGCTTCGATGGCCACCAACGCCCGCCGGGCCTTGGGCCGAAGGACCGGGGCCTTCTCCGGCCGGAGCCCCCGCTTCAACAGTGTGTCGATAAGCCAGAGCGACCGTTCCATGCTGAAGACCAGTTCGATGGATTCGGCCAGGAAGTTGTGAAAGGGGTTGGCCGACGGCAACTTGATTTCCGTCCGCCGGGTGATCTCCTTAGCCTTGGGGGTCAACCGGGCGGAGAAGAGATTCAGCCTGGCCAGCGGGCCCACTTGGACCCGCCCCTTCTGGGCCAGTTCATACCGCTCGAAGGTGACCGTCCGCCCGGAGGATTCGGACAGGCCGAAACCCATGTAGCCGTAGCTTCGGCCCTTCGGCTTGACCGCCCAGAAGTCGGCGTCGACCCTGGGCACCGGGTCGTGGTCGAGACGGCTGAAAGTCATCAGGGTCTTCTCGCCGTCCCGGAGGAACCGCTGCAGAGACCAGCGCAACTTGACGAGGTCCTCGTCCTTGGGGACGGCGGTGAAGCCGCCCGGGACGGGGTTGGGGGGGTGAGGACAACGCCCGGTGATCGTCTCCTGCATCTGGTTCCCCAGGCGTCTGAGGAGGAGGCCTCGCTCGGCCAGTTCCGGGTAACGTTCGGTCATCGTCAGGAAGCGGTCGCAGCCGAGATGGTGGGGCAGGGCCAGCATGTACAGGTGGACGCTGTGGCTGGCGATTATCTGGCCGTGATAGGCCAACTCGCGGAGGAGTCTGGTCTGCCGGGACGGGCGGAGACCGAAGCCCCGCTCGATGGCGATGATGGCGGCCAGGCGGTGGGCGTACGAGCAGTTCCCGCAGACGCGGGAGACCAAGCTCGGCACCTCCTCCAGGCGACGCCCCAATAGCAGTCGAGAGAACCCCCGGGTTCCCTGCCCGTTCTGCAGGTTGACCCGAAGATCCCCGCCGTTCCCCTCGATTACCAGGGACCCCCGACCGCGAACGAGGTCGATCGGGTCCACGGTCAGAGCTCGGCTCATCCGCCTTCCCCCCCTAGGGAAGTCGCACCCAGTCGCGAGCGAAAGTGTTCAGGGACCGCAGGGCCTCTTCACGCGGCCATCCCTTGGCCTGCAGGGAACTGACCATGGCCTCTGCGTTGGCGTCGACGAGCGGCCCCCGGCACCCCCGGCAGGTCAGTCGGTAGCTGACGCACCGCGCCGAGCAGCCGCCGGTGGTCACCGGCCCGAGGCACAGGCCCTTCTTCTCCTTTAGGAGGCAGGTGTTCTCCTGAAGCCGGCATTCGAAGCAGACACTCTTGTCTTCGACTACCGGGAGGTCGCCGTGGATCAGGGAGCCGAGGACCCGGGTCAACTCCTGTGGTTCGACCGGGCAACCCGGGAGGGTGAAGTCGACCTGGACGAACTCCCTGACCGGAGAGGGCTTGGTCTCGGGGTGGCCGGACATGACCCCGCCGAAGGCGGCGCAGGTTCCCAGGGCCACCAGGACCTTGGCATTCTTGCGGATGCGGGTCAGACGGTCCCGATCTTCTTCCTGGACCACGGCCCCTTCAACCAGAGCCGCGTCCATGTCCGACGGGATCCGCCCCAGGTCGACCAGGTCATAAGCCACCAGGTTGACCGCCTTGCCGAGGGTGAAGGACTCATCCTCGCAGTTGAGCAGCACGAGCTGGTCCCCCCCGCAGGAGGTCAGCCCGAAGACCCCGACGCTGATCTTGCGCCCCTTGGCGCGGTCGTTTTCCGCCATGTCAGCCCGCCCCCTAGATGACTTCGGGCAGGTTCTGGGCGTCCCAGTAGGAGAAGACCGGGCCGTCCAGACAAGTATACTTGTAACCGATGCTGCAATGGCCGCACTTGCCGATCCCGCAGCGCATCTTGCGCTGCAGGGAGAAGAGGATCTTGTCCTTGGACACCCCGCGTTCGAGCAGGTAGTCCCAGAGTGGCGGGAAGTGCGCCGGCTCGCCGGCCAGGACGGCGTAGGTGCCCTGGGCGACGAACTTGGTCTGGCGGAGCCCGGCGATGAGGCGGGCCATATGGTCTTGGCCTTCGGCGTCGCGCGCGGCGGGGCGACAGACCCGACAAGTGATGTCCTCCCGGTCGCCGAGCCAGGAAAGCTCGTCGCCGAACGGCAGGTCCTTCGCGTCGTCGGCCGTCGCGACCAGGGTCACCTGACCGAAGTCCTTGCGGTTGTCCAGGATGTACCACCGCAAGGATCGCAGGGCGCCGAACCACGGCCCCTCCGAGAGGAGGAGGACGTCGCTCCGGCGCATCCGTTCGATCGGGTAGCCGTTCCCATACGGGCCACGGATTCCGATGAGGGCGTTCTCCTTGAGGTTGTGGAGGGCGGTCGTCACCCGACCGGACTGCCGGACGGCGATCTCGATCAGTCCGCGGCGGCTCGGCGAAGAGACGATGGCAAAGGGCGCCTCGCCGACGCCGATGACACTGAGCATTAGGAACTGACCGGGCTTGAAGTCAAAACTCAGATTGAGCTCTTCGTCTTCGAAGCGCAGCTGGAAGAGGTTGATTTCCAGTGGCAACCGCTGGACCCGGATGACGTGAGCCCTGTTCGGCTGAAGCGGATCGGGCTTGGTCGCGACCGGCACTCCGTTCACTTGACCACCTTCTCTCTGAAGATGGCGTTGAGGACATCGATCACGCTGATCTCGGCCGGGCAGGCGGCGATGCATCGTCCGCATCCCACGCAGCTCGGCCGGCCGTACTGCTCGACGAAGGCGATCTGCTTGTGGTAGTAGCGGAGCTTGATCCGGGTGGACTTGTCCTGGCGGTAGTTGTGGCCGTCAGCCACCCGGGCGAAGCTGTTCGTCAGACAGGAATCCCAGATCCTGACCCGGGAACCGCTGCGTCCGTCCAGATTGACTTGGTCGAAGACATCGTAGCAGTAGCAGGTCGGGCAGACCGCCGAACAGCTGCCGCAACTGAAGCACTTGCGGCCGAGGCTCTCCCAGATCTCACTGTCGTAGTCCAGCTCCAGGATGTGGGGCAGGTCGACCAGCTCTACGCGGTGGGAGAAGGCCGCATGCCGGCGATTCGTCTTGTCCTTATACTGGTCGATGGACTCCGGGCCGATGGGCTGAAAGATGTCCCGGCCGGCGCGGATGATATCGTCGCCGAGGGCCGTCCCGATCCGGACGAAATAGGCCTCCCCCAGGTCGGTCAGGAAAAGGTCGAAGCCGCGATCACTGAAATCGGTCTTCGTCGAGTGGCAGAAGCACAGCTCGTCCGGCAGGCAATCGAGGCCGATGACCGCCGTACGCCGGCGCCTGGCCAAATACCTCGGTTCCTCGAAGCGGCCCGAGAAGACTTGATCGAGAGTCAGGACGGCATTGATATCGCAGGGGTGAAGCCCAAAGAGGACGATCCTTGCCGGGCCCGTCTCTTCCTTGCTCCTGAAGCCCCCGTCGGCGGTGAACTCGAGCAGTTCGTCGGTCGGGGGGTAGAGGATCTTTTTAGGCGGGAGAAGGGTCCTCAGGGAATTGAGGTCTATATCCGCGGGCTTCTTGACCGCCCTGAAGGTGCTCGACCCGCCCCCGTTACGGACTGGGCCGTATAGTTCGCCGAAGGAGCCAAGCAGCTCCAGCAGGCCGATGGCCTTATCCTTGGCCAGCAGTCTGGCGTTGGCGTGGCCGGCGAGGAATCGGCGACTTTCCATCGGCATCACCTCCGAGGCGGAAAATCGGGGGGTTTGTACCTATTCGGCACAAAGTCCGGACACTTTTGTACCTTCCTTCACTAATTGGGAGAAAATTATAAGCAGTCAGACAATGGGTGAAAAACTTCACAATCGTGGGCAACATTATCAATTCGGTCCGAGCCCGAATTTCCCCTTCTTTTCTTCTCTTCTTTTCAGAAATACTGGGACAAGGTTTGCAGTTTATATCGCTTTTGCAGTTTCATT
The sequence above is drawn from the Bacillota bacterium genome and encodes:
- a CDS encoding ATP-binding protein, encoding MRELALHLLDLLQNSAEAGADQVDLSIEEDPARDALRLVVTDNGRGMDAETRRRVLDPFFTTRKTRPVGLGLPLFEAAARRCNGGLEIESAPGAGTTVTATFQRSNIDRAPLGDLPTTLAVFLAGHAGLDLRYRHRLGDRGFVFDSRAVHERLGEVGFDHPLVADWVKGHLSEALANLQKG
- the nuoE gene encoding NADH-quinone oxidoreductase subunit NuoE: MSVTCECLDEKYQELDKILDQYRGQKNALITVLHKAQELFGYLPQDVQMKTAEALEVSLAEVYGVVTFYALFSTKPKGKYKIGACKGTACYVRGSERVLERIEKELGVKAGDTTPDAKFSLEIVRCLGACGLGPVIMVNDDVHARLKPDKIPGVLGRYK
- the nuoF gene encoding NADH-quinone oxidoreductase subunit NuoF, with translation MDLYRSHVLVCAGAGCVSSNCKAVEEALVAEVHKLGLDKEVRIVETGCMGPCDLGPVMVVYPEGVFYKKLKPEDAVEIANEHLLKGRLVEHLTYKLPGTDEAVPSYADIDFFNKQYRIALRNCGQIDPLNVEEAIGRDAYAALGKALTKMTPADVIDTIKKSGLRGRGGGGFPTGTKWDFCAKAKGSPKYVVCNADEGDPGAFMDRSVMEGDPHSVIEAMAIGGYAIGANQGYVYIRAEYPLAVERLTHAIKQAREYGLLGKNIFGTGFDFDLDIRVGAGAFVCGEETALLTSIEGRRGEPRPRPPFPANEGLFRRPTVINNVETWACVSPIILKGADWFAAIGTEKSKGTKVFALAGKIVNTGLVEVPMGTPLGEIIFDIGGGIPNNKKFKAAQTGGPSGGCIPTEYLNTRVDYDTLTALGTIMGSGGLIIMDEDTCMVDLAKYFLEFVQDESCGKCTPCRIGTKRMLEILQRITRGQGKEGDIELLIEMSNEIKNSALCGLGQTAPNPVLSTIRYFRHEYEQHIKEHKCAASVCAMLFKSPCQNTCPANVDVPVYLDHIRNKRFGEAYLTVKEENPFPAICGRVCNHPCESKCRRAQIDEPLAIRSLKRFAGDWALQNNGHKPVKVEAKKGDKVAVIGSGPAGLSAAYYLAVKGYPVTVFEALPVAGGMMAVGIPEYRLPKKLLKSEIETIEKAGVEIKTGVRVGKEITLEGLRKKGYKAIFLAVGAHKSQRLDIPGEDLAGVFHATDFLRQVNLGEDVKMKGKKVAVIGGGNAAIDSARVALRLGAAAVKVVYRRRRDEMPALREEVDDAEHEGIEFLFLAAPKSVLGKDGRVIGLECLRMKLGEFDRSGRRRPMAVEGSEFVIDADVVIPAVSQAPEIEALNNGQKLEINRDGTVAVDGKMATKLPGVFAGGDCVTGPDTVIGAIAAGKTVASAIDKYLDGDGNVVPTSVVVRKISGEIVEDERPRSKMPCVGAKDRCKSFAEVELGFDEKAAVLEASRCLRCDVKE
- a CDS encoding (2Fe-2S) ferredoxin domain-containing protein — translated: MSHLKSLDELEKIRQRALEETRVRQAGHKTQITIGMGTCGIAAGARETMAAILAELGKRNLTDVVITQTGCVGLCEKEPLVDVTKPGKPKVTYGNVDAEKAKKIVAQHVINDQVVGEWVVATR
- a CDS encoding NADH-dependent [FeFe] hydrogenase, group A6, yielding MATVTLTIDNQKVEIEEGATILDAAKKAGIDIPTLCYLEDINEIGACRVCVVEVKGAKALQAACVAPVANGMVVSTSSPAVRSSRRLTVELLLSNHPTDCLICPRNLNCELQALAETMGIRQVRFEGAKSKYPVDDSTPSIIRNPEKCVLCRRCVAVCEKVQGVRAIAPIERGFDTVIAPAFGDTLSEVACAMCGQCSLVCPTAAIVERDDTDKVWAALADPKKHVVVQTAPATRVAIGEPFGAAPGSIVTGKMVAALRRLGFDKVFDTDFTADLTILEEGSELIERVTHGGVLPLITSCSPGWIKFIEHFYPQLLPHLSTCKSPQQMFGALAKTYYAEKAGVNPADVFSVSIMPCTAKKFEITRPEMNDSGYKDVDVVLTTRELARMIKQAGIDFENLPEEKYDDPFGITTGAAVIFGATGGVMEAALRTAYELITGKTLGNVNFTAVRGLEGVKEATVQVGDLPVKVAVAHGLGNARKLMDKLAKGEADYHFIEIMCCPGGCIGGGGQPIPTNTEIRQQRINGIYTADERMALRKSHESPAVQQLYKEFLGKPLGHKSHELLHTHYTPRGKYPKNGEKK